From one Culex quinquefasciatus strain JHB chromosome 3, VPISU_Cqui_1.0_pri_paternal, whole genome shotgun sequence genomic stretch:
- the LOC6047346 gene encoding brachyurin: protein MNFLQVLLLICATVAVASGYECRPTGNTNVTANGEESRNGQFPHHVLVTSTFPEAKHYCSGAFISDKYVLTVAQCVQGASKVQVTLGAICLLEGGANKFRYTFTALETFVKDGYNAETFENDVALIRFTDDKVRLPPWIKTVALPAADSEYLHEDVFTSGYGLLNYQTSTAADFLQFLKVRVISHELCQQEFDFITPNSGRFCAQQLDQDPNCVSDVGSPLVFKEPGYKQYTLVGLSSFGQKFACAFGNAGALQEVKAHLEWIRSITGEEEVTEEPEVTEEPEVTEEPGVTEQPEVTEEPEVTEEPEVTEAPEGRY, encoded by the coding sequence ATGAACTTCCTCCAAGTTCTGCTCCTCATCTGCGCCACCGTAGCCGTGGCCAGCGGTTACGAGTGCCGCCCCACCGGCAACACCAACGTCACCGCCAACGGCGAAGAATCCCGCAACGGTCAGTTCCCCCACCACGTGCTGGTAACGTCCACCTTCCCCGAGGCCAAGCACTACTGCAGCGGAGCGTTCATCAGCGACAAGTACGTCCTTACCGTGGCCCAATGCGTCCAGGGAGCGTCCAAGGTTCAGGTCACGCTCGGAGCCATCTGCCTGCTGGAGGGTGGAGCCAACAAGTTCCGTTACACGTTCACCGCACTGGAAACCTTCGTCAAGGACGGCTACAACGCGGAAACGTTCGAGAATGACGTTGCGCTGATTCGGTTCACCGACGACAAGGTCCGACTGCCACCGTGGATCAAAACGGTGGCGCTTCCGGCCGCGGACTCGGAATATCTGCACGAGGATGTGTTCACCTCCGGTTATGGGCTGCTGAACTACCAAACCTCGACCGCTGCCGACTTTTTGCAGTTCCTGAAGGTGCGCGTCATTAGCCACGAACTGTGCCAGCAGGAGTTTGACTTCATCACGCCCAACTCGGGCCGGTTCTGCGCCCAGCAGCTGGATCAGGATCCGAACTGTGTCAGCGATGTGGGCAGTCCGTTGGTGTTCAAGGAACCGGGCTACAAGCAGTACACGCTGGTTGGATTGAGTAGTTTCGGGCAGAAGTTTGCCTGTGCGTTTGGCAATGCTGGAGCGCTTCAGGAGGTTAAGGCGCATCTTGAGTGGATCAGGAGCATCACCGGGGAGGAGGAGGTTACCGAGGAGCCCGAGGTAACGGAGGAACCAGAGGTTACCGAGGAACCTGGGGTAACAGAACAACCAGAGGTCACTGAAGAGCCTGAAGTCACGGAAGAGCCGGAGGTTACCGAAGCCCCGGAAGGGCGCTACTAA